One region of Eretmochelys imbricata isolate rEreImb1 chromosome 2, rEreImb1.hap1, whole genome shotgun sequence genomic DNA includes:
- the TMEM200C gene encoding transmembrane protein 200C: MIATGGLLRISARKQDPLRPQSQAPRRKRKAKKKRKNDVVVVKGKLKLCSASGLLALCGILVLLVGIALAVVGYWPKPSPVYREGSFGGSKHLPPQGGATKNRSSRGQPGAQGGSPSDTPRANASSSSSSRGSPRAAPAPSSVGFLFQLFSGYLHSDKLKVLGPLIMGIGIFLFICANAVLHENRDRKTKIINLRDLYSTVIDAHSLRAKEGGGPAAAPLNGFVSYVQQARGLGGGGGEALGAAARLAQSSWPPALGAPAPRCSSFSASPPSLAEAVYSIYRERAALGAATPPCSPAPGWGRRSTADSLVGSSLSAFPLLPLGQAEGTGGESCEPGARASPRGEFERSLSELGSGSPLGPGQGRRQQRVLRRQSTSCLPDARRPLSPGPPQTRASSRELDSTSLSAKAASSTYSKSLELGGSPPVTPPEVGRGSQTDPSSSNKGYTHLEEAGTSLESVASTPASKTQDCEEDPKGEIGPLEGAGNEQTVQRPRQIQRQYTNKEKLFMISRSHATAGLEDGELESTGV; encoded by the coding sequence ATGATCGCCACCGGAGGCCTCCTGAGGATCTCGGCCAGGAAACAGGACCCCCTGCGACCCCAAAGCCAGGCCCCCAGACGCAAACGCAAAGCCAAAAAGAAGCGCAAGAACGACGTGGTGGTGGTGAAGGGCAAGCTGAAGCTGTGCTCCGCCTCGGGGCTCCTCGCCCTCTGCGGCATCCTGGTGCTGCTGGTGGGCATCGCCTTGGCCGTGGTGGGCTATTGGCCCAAACCCAGCCCCGTCTACCGGGAGGGCAGCTTCGGGGGGAGCAAACACCTGCCCCCGCAGGGCGGCGCCACCAAAAACCGCTCCAGCCGGGGCCAGCCGGGGGCGCAAGGGGGATCCCCCTCGGACACCCCCAGAGCCAAcgcctcctcctccagcagcagccggGGGTCCCCCCGCGCCGCGCCGGCCCCTTCCTCGGTGGGTTTCCTCTTCCAGCTCTTCTCGGGCTACCTGCACTCGGACAAGCTCAAGGTGCTGGGCCCCCTGATCATGGGCATCGGCATCTTCCTCTTCATCTGCGCCAACGCGGTGCTGCACGAGAACCGCGACCGCAAGACCAAGATCATCAACCTGCGGGACCTCTACTCCACCGTCATCGACGCGCACAGCCTGCGGGCCAAGGAGGGCGGGGGCCCGGCCGCCGCCCCGCTCAATGGCTTCGTCAGTTACGTGCAGCAGGCCCGGGGGctgggcggcggcgggggggaaGCCTTGGGCGCCGCGGCCAGGCTGGCCCAGAGCTCCTGGCCCCCGGCCCTGGGCGCCCCCGCGCCCCGCTGCTCCTCCTTCTCCGCCTCCCCGCCCAGCCTGGCCGAGGCCGTCTACAGCATCTACCGGGAGCGAGCCGCGCTGGGCGCCGCCACCCCGCCCTGCAGCCCCGCGCCCGGCTGGGGCCGGCGCAGCACCGCCGACTCGCTGGTGGGCTCCTCGCTCAGCGCCTtccccctactgcccctgggcCAGGCCGAGGGGACGGGCGGGGAGAGCTGCGAGCCCGGGGCCAGGGCGAGCCCGCGGGGCGAGTTCGAGCGGAGCCTGAGCGAGCTCGGCAGCGGCAGCCCGCTAGGGCCCGGGCAGGGGCGCAGGCAGCAGCGGGTACTGAGGCGCCAGAGCACAAGCTGCCTGCCTGACGCCAGGCggcccctctcccctggcccccctCAGACTCGGgctagcagcagggagctggactccaccagcctttcagccaaGGCTGCTTCTTCCACCTACTCCAAATCTCTGGAGCTGGGCGGCTCGCCTCCCGTCACTCCGCCGGAGGTCGGGAGAGGCTCCCAGACTGACCCATCCAGCAGCAATAAGGGCTACACCCACCTGGAGGAGGCAGGCACCTCCTTGGAGTCTGTTGCCAGCACCCCGGCCAGTAAAACCCAGGACTGTGAGGAGGACCCAAAAGGGGAGATCGGCCCCCTAGAGGGAGCCGGCAACGAACAAACTGTGCAGCGTCCCAGGCAAATTCAGAGACAATATACAAATAAAGAGAAGCTCTTCATGATTTCCAGGTCGCACGCCACGGCAGGGCTGGAGGATGGGGAACTGGAAAGCACAGGCGTTTGA